One window of Klebsiella quasivariicola genomic DNA carries:
- the yajD gene encoding HNH nuclease YajD, whose translation MAYIPKNYARLEVGYREKALKLFPWVCGRCSREFVYSNLRELTVHHIDHDHSNNPEDGSNWEMLCLYCHDHEHSKYTEADQYGSTVVAGEDAQKSVGEATYNPFADLKAMMNKK comes from the coding sequence ATGGCCTATATCCCCAAAAATTACGCGCGTCTGGAAGTGGGTTACCGCGAAAAGGCGCTCAAGCTTTTTCCCTGGGTGTGCGGGCGCTGCTCGCGGGAGTTTGTCTACTCCAATCTGCGCGAACTGACGGTGCACCACATCGATCATGACCACTCCAACAACCCGGAAGATGGCAGCAACTGGGAGATGTTGTGCCTGTACTGTCACGATCACGAACATTCGAAGTACACCGAAGCCGATCAGTATGGCTCTACGGTGGTGGCGGGAGAAGATGCGCAAAAGAGCGTCGGCGAGGCCACCTACAACCCGTTTGCCGATCTGAAAGCGATGATGAATAAAAAGTAA
- a CDS encoding YeaC family protein, which produces MDIEQIIDSMTPEVYQRLATAVELGKWPDGVALTPEQKENSLQLVMLWQARYNTDAQHMTIDTRGQMVMKSKQQLKEDFGIVPKPIATVKLQ; this is translated from the coding sequence ATGGATATTGAGCAAATTATCGACAGCATGACCCCGGAAGTGTACCAGCGTCTGGCGACGGCGGTGGAGCTGGGAAAATGGCCGGATGGCGTGGCGCTGACGCCGGAGCAGAAGGAAAATAGCCTGCAGCTGGTGATGCTGTGGCAGGCCCGGTATAACACCGACGCCCAGCACATGACCATCGACACCCGTGGCCAGATGGTGATGAAGAGCAAACAGCAGCTGAAAGAAGATTTCGGCATCGTGCCGAAGCCGATCGCCACCGTTAAGCTGCAATAA
- the msrB gene encoding peptide-methionine (R)-S-oxide reductase MsrB, which translates to MANKPSPEELKNGLSEMQFYVTQHHGTEPPFTGRLLHNKKNGVYHCLVCDAPLFNSQTKYDSGCGWPSFYEPVSDEAIRYLTDNSHGMQRIEIRCGNCDAHLGHVFPDGPQPTGERYCVNSASLSFTDEQNGEQIKG; encoded by the coding sequence ATGGCGAATAAACCCTCCCCGGAAGAGCTGAAAAACGGCTTGAGCGAAATGCAGTTTTACGTGACGCAGCATCATGGCACCGAACCGCCTTTCACCGGACGGCTGCTGCACAACAAGAAAAACGGCGTGTATCACTGCCTGGTGTGCGATGCGCCGCTGTTTAACTCCCAGACCAAATACGACTCCGGTTGCGGCTGGCCGAGCTTCTACGAGCCGGTAAGCGATGAGGCCATTCGCTATCTGACCGATAACTCGCACGGCATGCAGCGCATTGAGATCCGTTGTGGAAATTGTGACGCCCATCTCGGCCACGTGTTTCCGGATGGTCCGCAGCCGACCGGCGAGCGCTATTGTGTTAATTCGGCGTCGCTCAGCTTCACCGACGAGCAGAATGGCGAGCAGATCAAGGGTTGA
- the gapA gene encoding glyceraldehyde-3-phosphate dehydrogenase, with translation MTIKVGINGFGRIGRIVFRAAQKRSDIEIVAINDLLDAEYMAYMLKYDSTHGRFDGTVEVKDGHLVVNGKKIRVTAERDPANLKWDEVGVDVVAEATGIFLTDETARKHITAGAKKVVLTGPSKDNTPMFVRGANFDTYAGQDIVSNASCTTNCLAPLAKVINDNFGIVEGLMTTVHATTATQKTVDGPSHKDWRGGRGAAQNIIPSSTGAAKAVGKVLPELNGKLTGMAFRVPTPNVSVVDLTVRLEKAASYEEIKKAIKAASEGAMKGVLGYTEDDVVSTDFNGEVCTSVFDAKAGIALNDNFVKLVSWYDNETGYSNKVLDLIAHISK, from the coding sequence ATGACTATCAAAGTAGGTATCAACGGTTTTGGCCGTATCGGTCGCATTGTTTTCCGTGCTGCTCAGAAACGTTCTGACATCGAGATCGTTGCAATCAACGACCTGTTAGACGCAGAGTACATGGCTTACATGCTGAAGTATGACTCCACTCACGGTCGTTTCGACGGTACCGTTGAAGTGAAAGACGGTCATCTGGTCGTTAACGGTAAAAAAATCCGTGTTACCGCTGAACGTGACCCGGCTAACCTGAAGTGGGACGAAGTTGGTGTTGACGTTGTTGCTGAAGCAACCGGTATCTTCCTGACCGACGAAACCGCTCGTAAACACATCACCGCTGGCGCGAAAAAAGTCGTTCTGACTGGCCCGTCCAAAGACAACACTCCGATGTTCGTTCGTGGCGCTAACTTCGACACTTACGCTGGCCAGGACATCGTTTCCAACGCTTCCTGCACCACCAACTGCCTGGCACCGCTGGCTAAAGTTATCAACGACAACTTCGGTATCGTTGAAGGCCTGATGACCACCGTCCACGCTACCACCGCTACTCAGAAAACCGTTGATGGCCCGTCTCACAAAGACTGGCGCGGCGGCCGCGGCGCAGCTCAGAACATCATCCCGTCCTCTACCGGTGCTGCTAAAGCAGTAGGTAAAGTACTGCCAGAACTGAACGGCAAACTGACCGGTATGGCGTTCCGCGTTCCGACTCCGAACGTATCCGTTGTTGACCTGACCGTTCGTCTGGAAAAAGCAGCGTCCTACGAAGAAATCAAGAAAGCCATCAAAGCCGCTTCTGAAGGCGCAATGAAAGGCGTTCTGGGTTACACCGAAGACGACGTTGTTTCTACCGACTTCAACGGCGAAGTTTGCACTTCCGTGTTCGATGCTAAAGCAGGTATCGCACTGAACGACAACTTCGTGAAACTGGTTTCCTGGTACGACAACGAAACCGGCTACTCCAACAAAGTTCTGGATCTGATTGCTCACATCTCCAAATAA
- a CDS encoding D-hexose-6-phosphate mutarotase: MINKIFALPVNETISPVISRRQLDDLELIVIDHPQVKASVALQGAHLLSWKPAGEEEVLWLSNNTPFKQGVALRGGVPICWPWFGPSAQQGLPSHGFARNLPWTLEGHDEDDNGVMLTFALQHSAETVKLWPHEFTLYARFKLGKTCEIELEAHGEFETTSALHTYFNVGDIAAVKVSGLGERYIDKVKNAEEGVLSNGVQTFPDRTDRVYLNADSCSVIHDDALNRTIDVVHHHQHNVVAWNPGPALSVSMGDMPDDGYKTFVCVETCCVTQPQKASEETPSRLAQTISVKKR; this comes from the coding sequence ATGATAAATAAAATTTTTGCTCTCCCGGTGAATGAAACCATTTCGCCCGTTATCTCCCGTCGCCAGCTTGACGACCTGGAGCTGATTGTCATCGACCATCCGCAGGTGAAAGCCTCTGTGGCGCTGCAGGGGGCGCATCTGCTCTCCTGGAAACCCGCCGGTGAAGAAGAAGTCCTGTGGCTGAGCAACAACACCCCATTTAAACAGGGCGTCGCCCTGCGCGGCGGCGTGCCGATTTGCTGGCCCTGGTTTGGCCCTTCTGCGCAGCAGGGTCTGCCGTCGCACGGTTTTGCCCGCAATCTGCCGTGGACCCTGGAAGGCCATGACGAAGACGACAATGGCGTGATGTTGACGTTTGCGCTCCAGCACAGCGCGGAAACCGTAAAGCTCTGGCCGCACGAGTTCACTCTCTATGCTCGCTTCAAGCTGGGCAAGACCTGCGAAATCGAGCTGGAAGCGCACGGCGAATTCGAGACCACCTCCGCCCTGCACACTTACTTCAACGTTGGCGATATCGCGGCGGTGAAAGTGAGCGGTCTTGGCGAGCGTTATATCGATAAAGTGAAGAATGCCGAAGAAGGCGTGCTGAGCAACGGCGTGCAGACCTTCCCGGACCGCACCGATCGCGTTTATCTCAATGCCGACAGCTGCAGCGTGATCCATGACGATGCGCTCAACCGCACTATCGACGTGGTGCATCATCATCAGCACAACGTAGTGGCCTGGAACCCGGGCCCGGCGCTGTCCGTCAGCATGGGCGACATGCCGGACGATGGTTACAAAACCTTCGTTTGCGTCGAAACCTGCTGCGTGACCCAACCGCAGAAAGCCAGCGAAGAGACCCCTTCTCGCCTGGCGCAGACCATCAGCGTGAAAAAACGCTAA
- a CDS encoding aldo/keto reductase: MKKTVRFGEQAAVPAIGLGTWYMGENAAQRQQEVAALRAGIDHGLTVIDTAEMYADGGAEEVVGQAIRGLRDRVVLVSKVYPWHAGGAAMRRACENSLRRLQTDYLDMYLLHWRGDIPLQETVEAMERLVDEGKIRRWGVSNLDTDDMQALWRTAGGEHCATNQVLYHLASRGIEYDLLPWCQQHSLPVMAYCPLAQAGRLRNGLFQHTDIINMAKARGVTVAQLLLAWVIRHPGVLAIPKAASIEHVVQNAAALDIVLSPQELAQLDRLYPPPQRKTRLDMV; the protein is encoded by the coding sequence GTGAAAAAAACAGTACGCTTTGGCGAGCAGGCGGCGGTTCCGGCCATCGGGCTGGGCACCTGGTATATGGGCGAAAATGCGGCGCAGCGTCAGCAGGAAGTGGCTGCACTGCGCGCGGGCATCGACCACGGACTGACGGTGATCGATACGGCGGAGATGTATGCCGACGGCGGGGCGGAGGAGGTGGTGGGCCAGGCAATCCGCGGCCTGCGCGACCGGGTGGTGCTGGTCTCCAAAGTTTATCCCTGGCATGCCGGCGGAGCGGCGATGCGCCGCGCCTGTGAAAACAGTCTGCGCCGGCTGCAGACCGACTATCTCGATATGTATCTCCTGCACTGGCGGGGAGATATCCCGCTGCAGGAGACGGTTGAGGCGATGGAAAGGCTGGTGGACGAGGGCAAGATCCGCCGCTGGGGCGTCTCCAATCTGGACACCGACGACATGCAGGCGCTGTGGCGGACGGCGGGTGGCGAGCATTGCGCAACCAACCAGGTGCTCTATCATCTCGCATCGCGGGGCATTGAATACGATCTCCTGCCCTGGTGCCAACAGCACAGTCTGCCGGTGATGGCCTACTGCCCGCTGGCCCAGGCGGGGCGCTTACGCAATGGACTTTTTCAGCATACCGATATCATTAATATGGCAAAGGCGCGGGGGGTGACAGTCGCGCAGCTGCTGCTCGCCTGGGTGATTCGTCATCCCGGAGTGCTGGCGATCCCGAAAGCGGCCAGTATTGAGCATGTGGTGCAGAATGCCGCCGCGCTCGATATCGTCCTCAGCCCGCAAGAGCTCGCGCAGCTGGATCGCCTCTATCCGCCGCCGCAGCGAAAAACCCGGCTGGATATGGTTTAA
- a CDS encoding MipA/OmpV family protein: MTKIKLLALGVLIATSASAAHADGKFTLGAGVGIVEHPYKQYDADVYPVPVISYESDNFWFHGLGGGYYLWNDTNDKLSITAYWSPMYFKPGDSDSEQMRRLDKRKSTVMAGLSYVHNTPYGFLRTTIAGDTLDNSNGINWDLAWLYRYTNGNLTLTPGIGVEWNSDNQNEYYYGVSQHESRRSGMRSYDPDSSWNPYLELSANYRFLGDWSVYGIARYTRLSDEITDSPMVDKSWSGLISTGITYTF, encoded by the coding sequence GTGACTAAAATCAAACTTCTGGCACTCGGCGTGCTAATTGCGACGTCCGCCAGCGCGGCGCATGCCGACGGGAAGTTCACTCTTGGGGCTGGCGTAGGTATCGTTGAGCATCCGTATAAGCAATATGATGCGGATGTCTATCCGGTGCCGGTCATTAGTTATGAGAGCGATAACTTCTGGTTCCACGGGCTGGGCGGGGGCTACTACCTGTGGAATGATACCAACGATAAATTGTCGATTACGGCCTACTGGTCACCGATGTACTTCAAGCCGGGTGACAGCGACAGTGAACAAATGCGTCGTCTGGATAAACGTAAATCGACGGTGATGGCCGGTCTTTCGTATGTCCACAACACGCCCTATGGCTTCCTGCGCACGACGATTGCCGGCGATACGCTGGATAACAGCAACGGTATCAACTGGGATCTCGCCTGGCTGTACCGCTACACCAACGGTAACCTGACGCTGACCCCGGGCATTGGCGTGGAGTGGAACAGCGACAATCAGAACGAATACTACTATGGCGTCTCACAGCACGAGTCTCGTCGCAGCGGCATGCGCAGCTATGACCCGGACAGCAGCTGGAACCCGTATCTGGAGCTGTCGGCTAACTATCGCTTCCTCGGCGACTGGAGCGTATACGGTATTGCACGCTATACCCGTCTGTCGGATGAAATTACCGACAGCCCGATGGTGGATAAATCCTGGAGCGGCCTGATCTCCACCGGGATCACCTACACCTTCTGA
- the yeaG gene encoding protein kinase YeaG encodes MNIFDHYRQRYEAAKDEEFTLQEFLTICRQDRSAYANAAERLLMAIGEPVMVDTALEPRLSRLFSNRVIARYPAFEEFYGMEDAIEQIVSYLKHAAQGLEEKKQILYLLGPVGGGKSSLAERLKALMQRVPIYVLSANGERSPVNDHPLCLFNPQEDAQILQKEYGVPTRYLGTIMSPWAAKRLHEFGGDITKFRVVKVWPSILEQVAIAKTEPGDENNQDISALVGKVDIRKLEHYAQNDPDAYGYSGALCRANQGIMEFVEMFKAPIKVLHPLLTATQEGNYNGTEGISALPFNGIILAHSNESEWVTFRNNKNNEAFLDRVYIVKVPYCLRISEEIRIYEKLLNSSELTHAPCAPGTLETLARFSILSRLKEPENSSIYSKMRVYDGESLKDTDPKAKSYQEYRDYAGVDEGMNGLSTRFAFKILSRVFNFDHVEVAANPVHLFYVLEQQIEREQFPQENAERYLEFLKGYLIPKYAEFIGKEIQTAYLESYSEYGQNIFDRYVTYADFWIQDQEYRDPDTGQLFDRESLNAELEKIEKPAGISNPKDFRNEIVNFVLRARANNSGRNPNWTSYEKLRTVIEKKMFSNTEELLPVISFNAKTSTDEQKKHDDFVDRMMEKGYTRKQVRLLCEWYLRVRKSS; translated from the coding sequence ATGAATATATTCGATCACTATCGCCAGCGCTATGAAGCTGCCAAGGACGAAGAGTTCACACTGCAGGAGTTTCTTACCATCTGCCGGCAAGATCGCAGTGCCTATGCCAATGCGGCAGAACGTCTGTTGATGGCCATTGGTGAACCCGTCATGGTTGATACGGCTCTCGAGCCGCGGCTATCCCGTCTCTTTTCAAACCGGGTTATCGCACGCTATCCGGCCTTTGAAGAGTTTTACGGTATGGAAGACGCCATTGAGCAGATCGTTTCCTACCTCAAGCATGCCGCCCAGGGGCTGGAAGAGAAGAAACAGATCCTCTATCTGCTGGGGCCGGTGGGCGGTGGTAAATCGTCGCTGGCTGAACGGCTGAAAGCGTTGATGCAGCGCGTGCCCATTTATGTACTGAGCGCCAACGGCGAGCGCAGCCCGGTCAACGATCACCCGCTGTGCCTGTTTAATCCGCAGGAGGATGCGCAGATCCTCCAGAAAGAGTATGGCGTCCCTACCCGCTATCTCGGCACGATCATGTCGCCATGGGCGGCCAAGCGCCTGCACGAATTTGGCGGCGATATAACTAAATTCCGCGTGGTCAAAGTCTGGCCATCGATTCTTGAGCAGGTCGCCATCGCCAAAACCGAACCGGGCGACGAGAACAACCAGGATATTTCGGCCCTGGTCGGTAAAGTGGATATCCGTAAGCTGGAACATTATGCGCAAAACGACCCGGACGCCTATGGCTACTCCGGTGCGCTGTGCCGTGCCAACCAGGGGATTATGGAATTCGTCGAGATGTTTAAAGCGCCGATTAAGGTGCTGCATCCGCTGCTGACCGCCACCCAGGAAGGGAACTATAACGGTACCGAAGGGATCTCCGCCCTGCCGTTCAACGGGATAATCCTCGCCCACTCCAACGAATCGGAATGGGTGACCTTCCGTAATAACAAGAACAATGAGGCCTTCCTCGACCGCGTCTATATCGTCAAGGTGCCTTATTGCCTGCGTATCTCCGAAGAGATCCGCATCTATGAAAAACTGCTCAACAGCAGTGAGCTGACTCACGCACCGTGCGCCCCGGGCACCCTGGAAACGCTGGCGCGTTTCTCGATTCTGTCGCGTCTGAAAGAGCCGGAGAACTCAAGCATCTACTCGAAGATGCGGGTCTATGACGGCGAAAGCCTGAAAGATACCGACCCGAAAGCGAAGTCCTATCAGGAGTATCGCGATTACGCCGGGGTGGATGAAGGGATGAACGGGCTCTCCACCCGCTTTGCCTTTAAGATCCTGTCACGGGTGTTTAACTTCGACCATGTCGAGGTGGCCGCCAACCCGGTGCATCTGTTCTATGTGCTGGAGCAGCAGATTGAGCGCGAACAGTTCCCACAGGAGAACGCCGAGCGCTACCTGGAGTTCCTCAAAGGCTATCTGATCCCGAAATACGCCGAGTTTATCGGCAAAGAGATCCAGACCGCTTATCTGGAATCCTACTCCGAGTACGGGCAGAACATTTTCGATCGCTATGTCACCTACGCCGACTTCTGGATCCAGGATCAGGAGTATCGCGATCCGGATACCGGGCAGCTGTTTGACCGTGAGTCGTTGAATGCGGAGCTGGAGAAAATTGAGAAGCCGGCCGGGATCAGCAACCCGAAAGACTTCCGTAACGAAATCGTCAACTTTGTGCTGCGCGCCAGAGCCAACAACAGCGGACGTAATCCGAACTGGACCAGCTACGAGAAACTGCGCACGGTTATTGAGAAGAAAATGTTCTCTAATACCGAGGAGCTGTTGCCGGTCATTTCGTTTAATGCCAAAACATCCACTGATGAGCAGAAAAAACACGACGACTTTGTCGACCGCATGATGGAGAAAGGCTACACCCGCAAACAGGTTCGCCTGCTGTGCGAGTGGTACCTGCGGGTTCGTAAATCGTCCTGA
- a CDS encoding YeaH/YhbH family protein: MTWFIDRRLNGKNKSAVNRQRFLRRYKAQIKQSISEAINKRSVTDIESGESVSIPTDDINEPMFHQGRGGLRNRVHPGNDHFVQNDRIERPQGGGGGGGGGQGQASADGEGKDEFVFQISKDEYLDLLFEDLALPNLKKNQHRQLNEFKTHRAGFTSNGVPANISVVRSLQNSLARRTAMTAGKRRELRALEEDLETISRSEPVQLLEEERLRKEIAELRAKIERVPFIDTFDLRYKNYEKRPEPSSQAVMFCLMDVSGSMDQATKDMAKRFYILLYLFLSRTYKNVDVVYIRHHTQAKEVDEHEFFYSQETGGTIVSSALKLMDEVVQARYDPAQWNIYAAQASDGDNWADDSPLCHELLAKKILPVVRYYSYIEITRRAHQTLWREYEHLQATFDNFAMQHIRDQEDIYPVFRELFHKQSSKSEA, from the coding sequence ATGACCTGGTTCATAGACCGACGCCTGAACGGGAAAAACAAAAGCGCCGTCAACCGCCAGCGCTTTTTGCGCCGTTATAAGGCGCAGATCAAACAGTCGATCTCCGAGGCTATCAATAAGCGCTCGGTAACCGACATTGAGAGCGGAGAATCCGTCTCGATCCCGACGGACGATATCAACGAGCCGATGTTTCATCAGGGTCGCGGCGGCCTGCGCAACCGCGTCCACCCGGGCAACGACCATTTTGTGCAAAACGACCGCATTGAGCGCCCGCAGGGCGGTGGCGGCGGCGGCGGCGGTGGACAGGGGCAAGCCAGCGCCGATGGTGAAGGAAAGGATGAGTTTGTCTTCCAGATTTCGAAAGATGAGTACCTGGATCTGTTATTTGAAGATCTGGCCCTGCCGAACCTGAAGAAGAACCAGCACCGGCAGCTGAACGAGTTTAAAACTCATCGCGCGGGCTTTACCTCGAATGGGGTGCCAGCCAACATCAGCGTGGTGCGTTCGTTGCAGAACTCGCTGGCTCGCCGTACGGCGATGACCGCCGGCAAGCGCCGGGAACTGCGCGCCCTGGAGGAGGATCTGGAGACCATCAGCCGCAGCGAACCGGTGCAGCTGCTGGAGGAGGAGCGCCTGCGTAAAGAGATTGCCGAGCTGCGCGCCAAAATTGAACGGGTGCCGTTTATCGACACCTTTGACTTACGCTACAAAAATTACGAAAAGCGGCCGGAGCCCTCCAGCCAGGCGGTGATGTTCTGCCTGATGGACGTCTCAGGCTCGATGGACCAGGCCACCAAAGACATGGCCAAGCGCTTTTATATCCTGCTGTATCTGTTTCTCAGCCGGACCTATAAAAACGTCGACGTGGTCTATATCCGTCACCATACCCAGGCCAAAGAGGTGGATGAACACGAATTCTTCTATTCTCAGGAAACCGGCGGCACCATCGTCTCCAGTGCCCTGAAACTGATGGATGAAGTGGTGCAGGCCCGTTATGACCCGGCGCAGTGGAACATCTACGCCGCCCAGGCGTCGGATGGCGACAACTGGGCCGATGACTCCCCGCTGTGCCACGAACTGCTGGCAAAGAAAATTCTGCCGGTGGTGCGTTATTACAGCTACATCGAAATTACCCGCCGGGCGCATCAAACCCTGTGGCGCGAGTATGAACATCTGCAGGCGACCTTTGATAATTTCGCCATGCAGCATATTCGCGACCAGGAGGATATCTACCCGGTATTCCGCGAACTGTTTCACAAGCAGTCATCCAAAAGTGAAGCATAG